A stretch of Suncus etruscus isolate mSunEtr1 chromosome 9, mSunEtr1.pri.cur, whole genome shotgun sequence DNA encodes these proteins:
- the LOC126018650 gene encoding olfactory receptor 5I1-like, giving the protein MGSENDTVKTEFILLGFSDHPELQSVLFLVFFAIYSVTLTGNLGMIILITTSSHLHTPMYFFLCILSFVDICYSSVIAPKLLADLVYLNKTISYNGCAAQLYFFCCFADSESFLLVAMAYDRYIAICNPLLYTVIMSKRICVQLALGAFLGGTMSSIIHTTNTFHLTFCSKEINHFFCDISPLFSLSCTDTYVNDIVLVVASSLVEVICLLTVLLSYVFILVAILKSDSAEGRKKGFSTCASHLIAVTIYHGTIIFIYLRPSTLHLLDIDKVTSVFYTLIIPMLNPLIYSLRNKDVKKAFRKLFGLKLSD; this is encoded by the coding sequence ATGGGGTCGGAGAATGACACTGTGAAGACCGAATTCATTCTCTTGGGATTTAGTGACCATCCAGAACTTCAGAGTGTTCTTTTCCTTGTGTTTTTTGCCATCTACTCTGTGACCCTCACAGGAAACCTTGGAATGATTATATTGATCACCACTAGTTCCCACTTGCACACACCAATGTATTTTTTCCTCTGCATATTATCCTTCGTAGATATATGCTATTCTTCTGTCATTGCCCCGAAATTACTTGCAGATTTGGTTTACCTTAACAAAACCATTTCTTACAATGGTTGTGCTGCTCAGCTGTATTTTTTCTGCTGTTTTGCGGATTCAGAATCTTTTCTTCTAGTTGCTATGGCTTATGACCGTTACATCGCTATCTGCAACCCATTGCTTTATACTGTTATTATGTCTAAGAGAATTTGTGTGCAGCTTGCACTTGGAGCATTTCTGGGGGGCACCATGAGTTCCATAATTCATACCACAAATACTTTCCATTTGACTTTCTGTTCTAAAGAAATTAATCATTTCTTTTGTGATATCTCCCCACTCTTCTCTCTGTCCTGCACTGACACTTACGTGAATGACATTGTCCTAGTAGTGGCTTCTAGTTTGGTGGAAGTTATCTGCCTTCTAACAGTTCTTCTCTCTTATGTCTTCATCTTAGTAGCTATTCTTAAATCAGATTCTGCAGAGGGCAGAAAAAAGGGTTTCTCCACTTGTGCTTCCCATCTTATTGCAGTTACAATTTACCATGGAACCATCATCTTTATTTATCTTCGTCCCAGCACTCTTCACTTACTGGATATTGATAAGGTGACCTCTGTGTTCTATACACTGATTATACCCATGTTGAACCCTTTAATCTACAGTCTCAGAAACAAAGATGTCAAAAAGGCTTTTAGAAAACTCTTTGGTCTAAAATTGTCTGATTAA